The following coding sequences lie in one Fusarium poae strain DAOMC 252244 chromosome 1, whole genome shotgun sequence genomic window:
- a CDS encoding hypothetical protein (TransMembrane:5 (i128-146o158-177i442-460o466-485i497-518o)): MPRLRGTKYLTCFYCGKRSNTKYDGITRQFLCLSCDATNYLDHNGEITDPPVATEREAPATLYANPRPSSPSLPQDSIFCTTCLKNQRLFTSSLAQYLPDDPNHPEYAELERNYYRYRKGLEERYPQWYSFQGLIVFFRFLFRRVLEMDGGHGQSRNAQLSAHLVMSVVMIMIYSSAKRSIKVDTTPLFGNSSDTAFSPKQPKLTRVKREEPKTFSDLLNEALDSPTLTPQTGRSQPSPSISSFSPRPYVPSSPLRPQESPFNRFNSLNVTPQRVQEVGGSDEMDWTPTESHIKPQSQYRAFQDSPALNRPRRAFGESPLNDQSPFWYKVPAAPTTPSHRLRNPPNAPIIRSKPVEQESIFFRGAARKRDESEKEEREVSFKPPSFFAPQESHDEASGLADLLSQSFSLGQEHSEPGQGSGARSSSAHGPGTVQFEKLGVEFMIVAVLLVLWGLTVAFPMPFGREVQLALLSATGIIALRVTGEAGQEPRDSRAPSAATYVSSGLSVFELAAVCWLGWETWKGNTEGGKYGVGVLTAMLGHQVWSSSI, from the exons ATGCCACGCCTGCGAGGGACCAAATATTTGACCTGCTTTTATTGCGGCAAGCGATCAAATACTAAATATGACGGCATCACACGCCAGTTTCTATGCCTGTCATGCGATGCGACAAACTACCTCGATCAT AATGGAGAGATTACGGATCCCCCAGTAGCTACCGAGCGTGAAGCTCCTGCAACCTTATACGCCAATCCTCGACCATCCTCTCCCTCACTTCCCCAAGACAGCATCTTCTGCACAACATGTCTCAAGAATCAACGACTTTTCACCTCATCCCTGGCACAGTACTTGCCCGACGACCCAAACCATCCGGAATATGCCGAGCTCGAGCGCAACTACTACCGGTATCGAAAGGGGTTGGAGGAGCGATACCCTCAA TGGTACTCTTTCCAGGGACTGATCGTCTTCTTCCGATTCCTATTCCGTCGGGTCCTTGAAATGGATGGAGGTCATGGGCAGTCACGCAACGCCCAACTTAGTGCGCACCTGGTCATGTCGGTCGTGATGATCATG ATATACTCATCTGCGAAGAGATCTATCAAAGTCGACACGACGCCCCTTTTCGGCAACAGCTCTGACACTGCATTTTCGCCAAAACAGCCCAAACTCACTCGAGTGAAGAGGGAAGAGCCAAAGACATTTTCCGATCTGCTGAACGAAGCACTCGACTCACCTACGCTGACTCCTCAGACGGGCCGCTCACAGCCATCGCCGTCTATCAGCTCATTCTCACCGCGACCATATGTACCCAGCAGTCCACTACGCCCCCAAGAAAGTCCCTTCAATCGATTTAACAGTCTAAATGTAACCCCGCAAAGGGTACAGGAAGTCGGAGGCTCAGACGAGATGGATTGGACCCCTACCGAGTCTCATATTAAGCCACAGTCGCAATACCGAGCCTTTCAAGATTCGCCAGCCTTGAATAGACCTAGAAGAGCTTTTGGCGAGTCACCATTGAACGACCAAAGTCCATTCTGGTATAAAGTTCCTGCTGCTCCAACGACCCCATCTCATCGTTTACGAAACCCACCGAATGCGCCTATTATAAGGAGCAAGCCCGTAGAGCAGGAGAGCATTTTCTTCCGTGGTGCCGCTAGGAAGAGGGACGAAAGTGAGAAAGAGGAACGTGAAGTTTCTTTCAAACCACCTAGCTTCTTCGCGCCCCAGGAAAGTCATGATGAGGCGAGCGGGCTGGCGGATCTTTTAAGTCAGAGCTTCAGTCTAGGTCAAGAGCATAGTGAGCCTGGCCAAGGATCAGGAGCACGCTCGTCCAGTGCTCATGGCCCCGGTACTGTCCAATTTGAGAAACTCGGGGTCGAGTTTATGATTGTCGCTGTTTTGCTTGTTCTTTGGGGTCTGACCGTTGCGTTCCCGATGCCTTTTGGTCGGGAGGTGCAACTTGCTCTGCTGTCTGCAACAGGAATAATCGCTCTACGAGTAACAGGTGAAGCAGGCCAAGAACCAAGAGATAGTAGAGCTCCTAGCGCAGCGACATACGTGAGCTCCGGATTAAGTGTGTTCGAGCTTGCAGCAGTATGCTGGCTTGGCTGGGAGACATGGAAGGGAAACACAGAAGGTGGCAAATATGGCGTGGGAGTTTTGACAGCCATGCTGGGTCATCAGGTTTGGAGTAGTTCGATCTGA
- a CDS encoding hypothetical protein (TransMembrane:2 (o223-243i255-275o)~BUSCO:53336at5125): protein MTSQASSSHAPPLHLTIRFSTSQPDLELNIPSPQTTTVLALKYLLRTRLSARSKLRLIYQGRILPDASALSSVLKAPPPPPRNIEDPKGKGKAVEGASVTRVYVNCSIGHELTSEELAKEEEEALKPPQDANGDDSKPTKSTRPRPRGFDRLLQSGLTPSEIATLRTQFNSIYTAGFTPDAMPSPDTLRNMEDAWIDNNADGLPSGSNPLQDENGGMASVLDVLIKAMIVGFFFPLGSLTWLLRQEGIWSKRWQIFVGFGVALSLCVGFVMELSGDRP, encoded by the coding sequence ATGACCTCTCAAGCTTCATCATCGCATGCTCCTCCCCTCCATCTAACAATCCGCTTCTCAACATCCCAACCAGATCTCGAACTCAATATCCCCTCCCCCCAAACAACAACCGTCCTCGCTCTAAAATACCTCCTCCGCACACGTTTATCTGCTCGTAGTAAATTACGTCTGATTTACCAAGGTCGTATCCTCCCTGATGCCTCTGCGCTCAGCTCAGTCCTCAAGGCGCCTCCCCCGCCGCCGCGCAACATTGAGGATCCAAAGGGCAAAGGGAAAGCTGTCGAGGGCGCGAGTGTGACTAGAGTCTATGTTAATTGCTCTATCGGTCATGAGTTGACCAGCGAGGAGCTCGctaaggaagaggaggaggcgctCAAACCCCCACAGGATGCAAATGGAGATGATTCCAAGCCCACCAAATCAACAAGACCACGGCCAAGAGGTTTTGATCGATTACTACAATCAGGACTTACACCTTCTGAAATTGCGACACTCAGAACACAGTTCAACTCCATATACACAGCAGGCTTTACGCCAGATGCGATGCCGTCACCTGATACGTTGCGTAACATGGAAGACGCCTGGATAGACAACAACGCTGACGGCCTCCCATCTGGATCCAACCCTCTACAAGACGAAAACGGAGGTATGGCGTCAGTTCTAGACGTATTGATAAAAGCCATGATCgtcggcttcttcttccccctGGGAAGCTTGACGTGGCTTTTGCGTCAAGAAGGAATCTGGAGTAAAAGATGGCAGATCTTTGTCGGGTTCGGAGTTGCATTGAGTCTTTGCGTTGGCTTCGTCATGGAGTTATCAGGAGATCGGCCTTAG
- a CDS encoding hypothetical protein (BUSCO:10597at5125) → MGPNAGNGVGGMEMGPMMQGNGSNLPQATEYTLQGVMRFLQTEWHRHERDRNSWEIEKQEMKGRIANLEGQARRADATQRVLRKYVTMLERKVKEQTAQLQGHEAVDAETAAKNDRAAKIQEKLRSSLEDMPIPGVDGVNYEKLDRGDEEAQRQDLKTFLDQCQSEFMYLMITPANPQPPRESPPLPIMEDLREVEAFGMPAPQPMERQFQLPTRNAQNHVQEMNSRMPQQNHVPHAQNQQQHFAQKQQELQTQPMVRSSAEHPPVMYQNNNDWPAPVSVTSRAVEEQVTPANHAAEVLGGMDDSAELREKHSAPPENDGWDFPEGTFPEPGNSQSNQSQPNRPDTDAFPVADNLPKSPSRRDSSHRRKGSMSRRRSADHELALAAQKAESGNFKLRFGLRGHLDTVRTIIFSGGGSPGEPEICTGGDDGMIKRFHIPRLDGHTGSLAHTASDLDVTANFTHRGHSGAILCLTSWSPSPNFSTGGRAIGDGWIFSGGQDATIRVWERGRVDPKATLEGHTDAVWAISVLPATLGQIFGSSSPYGNTDRILVASGGADGSVRLWSISAPPQLSSPQPGTNRAMTGRGGRVRGNSMSSGSAFPNTPQATIASNSPFNHTLIHNISRSDGSTASPTCITPLGTTGESFVVSYSDAAIIVYDTRTGEQIGTMDSSETYDQTIKTSVNAVVATTMGLDQANQNHTGTMGEEDASSGATGGGRSMAGSGVEGTIISGHEDRFIRFFDANSGQCTYNMIAHPDAISSLSLSPDGRELVSAGHDASLRFWSLEKRTCTQEVTSHRVMRGEGICACVWSQDGKWVVSAGGDGVVKVFAR, encoded by the exons ATGGGCCCAAATGCTGGCAACGGCGTGGGCGGAATGGAGATGGGGCCTATGATGCAGGGCAACGGCTCCAACCTGCCCCAGGCCACCGAATACACACTCCAGGGTGTTATGCGCTTCTTGCAGACCGAATGGCATCGACATGAACGTGATAGGAACTCGTGGGAGATTGAGAAGCAGGAGATGAAGGGCCGCATTGCCAACCTTGAGGGCCAGGCGCGGAGGGCTGATGCTACACAGCGCGTGCTTAGGAAGTACGTTACTATGCTGGAGCGCAAGGTTAAGGAGCAGACGGCTCAGCTTCAGGGACACGAGGCTGTCGATGCGGAAACGGCTGCTAAAAACGACCGCGCTGCAAAGATCCAGGAGAAGCTAAGAT CTTCTTTGGAGGATATGCCTATCCCTGGTGTCGATGGCGTTAATTACGAGAAGCTCGACCGAGGTGACGAGGAAGCTCAGCGACAGGATCTCaagaccttcctcgaccaaTGCCAATCCGAATTTATGTATCTTATGATTACCCCCGCAAACCCGCAACCGCCTCGAGAGTCTCCCCCGCTACCGATTATGGAGGATCTGCGAGAGGTTGAGGCATTCGGCATGCCCGCGCCCCAACCTATGGAGCGGCAATTCCAGCTACCTACACGAAATGCCCAGAACCATGTCCAGGAGATGAATTCGAGAATGCCTCAGCAGAACCACGTACCTCATGCACAGAATCAGCAACAGCACTTTGCTCAGAAACAGCAAGAACTACAGACTCAACCCATGGTTCGTTCATCGGCTGAACACCCCCCTGTTATGTACCAAAACAACAACGACTGGCCCGCCCCTGTATCTGTAACCTCTCGAGCGGTTGAAGAGCAAGTTACTCCGGCAAACCATGCAGCGGAAGTTCTAGGTGGAATGGATGATTCTGCTGAGCTTAGAGAGAAGCACTCTGCGCCACCAGAGAACGATGGATGGGACTTCCCAGAAGGCACATTCCCTGAACCTGGGAACTCCCAATCTAATCAATCTCAACCAAACAGACCCGATACGGATGCCTTTCCTGTTGCTGACAACTTGCCCAAATCCCCGAGCCGACGAGACAGCTCCCACCGAAGAAAAGGGTCCATGTCCAGACGACGGAGTGCCGACCATGAACTAGCTTTGGCTGCGCAAAAGGCTGAGAGTGGTAACTTCAAGCTCAGATTCGGATTACGAGGCCATCTTGATACTGTTCGAACGATTATATTCTCTGGGGGTGGCAGTCCAGGAGAGCCAGAAATCTGCACTGGTGGAGACGATGGTATGATCAAGCGTTTCCACATTCCTAGATTAGATGGCCATACTGGAAGTCTTGCGCACACAGCGTCGGATCTTGATGTCACAGCCAACTTTACACACCGCGGTCACTCAGGAGCGATCCTTTGCTTGACGTCATGGTCTCCTTCGCCAAACTTCTCGACTGGAGGTCGTGCGATTGGTGACGGCTGGATATTCTctggtggtcaagatgcgACTATTAGAGTTTGGGAACGTGGAAGGGTTGATCCCAAGGCGACTCTTGAAGGCCATACAGATGCTGTGTGGGCTATTTCTGTCCTTCCAGCAACTCTTGGTCAAATATTCGGGAGCTCAAGTCCTTACGGCAACACTGATCGTATCCTGGTTGCGTCGGGTGGTGCAGACGGCAGTGTTCGCTTATGGTCAATCAGCGCGCCTCCTCAGTTGAGCTCACCACAACCTGGAACGAACCGGGCCATGACTGGTCGCGGAGGAAGAGTCCGCGGTAACTCGATGAGCTCTGGCAGCGCGTTCCCCAACACTCCTCAGGCTACTATTGCGTCGAACTCACCCTTTAACCACACCCTTATTCATAACATTTCGCGATCGGACGGTTCCACAGCTAGCCCGACGTGTATTACACCTCTGGGCACTACCGGTGAATCCTTTGTTGTCTCCTACTCAGATGCCGCCATAATTGTCTACGACACGCGAACCGGTGAACAAATTGGCACGATGGATAGCTCAGAGACATACGATCAGACGATCAAGACCAGCGTCAACGCTGTCGTGGCGACAACAATGGGTCTTGACCAGGCCAACCAGAATCACACTGGAACTATGGGCGAGGAAGATGCTAGCTCAGGCGCCACTGGCGGTGGAAGATCGATGGCCGGTTCAGGCGTAGAGGGTACCATCATTTCTGGCCACGAAGATCGCTTCATCCGGTTCTTCGATGCCAACAGCG GCCAATGTACATACAACATGATCGCCCACCCGGATGCCATCTCCAGCCTATCTCTCAGCCCCGACGGACGTGAACTCGTCAGTGCCGGCCATGATGCCTCACTCCGCTTCTGGAGTCTTGAAAAGAGGACGTGTACACAAGAAGTGACAAGTCACCGAGTGATGCGCGGTGAGGGCATCTGTGCCTGCGTCTGGAGTCAAGACGGAAAATGGGTTGTCAGCGCTGGCGGCGACGGCGTGGTCAAGGTATTTGCACGATAA
- a CDS encoding hypothetical protein (SECRETED:SignalP(1-19)), translating into MKVSLALSVLACGISTAATSIHHRRADNFLPAAGIPKGGYNAYGGNYDHPETNQFQPVGQKQTSSNSGSTTSKNTDKKATTQSPKCISKGKLESIVNKYVSTFSGITDGGNLAKTIFNDDVKFYSQSIWWTASSKKINKYAKNDNYPPVFKNLKELIAGNIEKTNDPSAFIKGPVAYGCNTFTVYWKGDFEVPKGRNHGRGNGIDLVFLSPTTGKIKKAYSEYNTLNQVYNWGAHITWAKDDVCCDCPVVFDDKCKCTK; encoded by the exons ATGAAGGTTTCTCTCGCTCTCTCTGTCCTGGCCTGTGGCATCTCAACCGCAGCTACAAGCATCCACCACCGCCGGGCCGACAACTTCCTCCCTGCTGCCGGTATCCCCAAGGGAGGCTACAACGCTTATGGAGGAAACTATGATCATCCCGAGACCAACCAGTTCCAGCCTGTCGGCCAGAAGCAGACTTCATCCAATTCTGGCTCGACAACCAGCAAGAACACGGATAAGAAGGCGACTACACAATCGCCAAAGTGTATATCAAAGGGAAAGCTCGAGTCCATCGTCAACAAATACGTCTCTACCTTTTCAGGTATCACCGACGGCGGAAATCTCGCAAAGACCATCTTCAACGACGACGTCAAGTTCTATTCTCAGTCTATCTGGTGGACTGCCTCTTCCAAGAAGATTAACAAGTATGCCAAG AACGACAACTATCCTCCCGTCTTCAAGAACCTGAAGGAGCTTATTGCGGGCAACATTGAAAAGACCAACGACCCCAGTGCTTTCATCAAGGGTCCCGTCGCCTACGGCTGCAACACCTTCACCGTTTACTGGAAGGGTGACTTTGAGGTCCCCAAGGGCAGAAACCATGGTCGTGGTAATGGCATTGACCTGGTCTTCTTGAGTCCCACAACTggcaagatcaagaaggcttACTCCGAGTACAACACTCTGAACCAGGTTTACAACTGGGGTGCTCACATCACCTGGGCCAAAGACGATGTCTGCTGTGATTGTCCTGTGGTGTTTGACGACAAGTGCAAGTGCACCAAGTAA
- a CDS encoding hypothetical protein (BUSCO:3087at5125) — protein sequence MDEMFDVFEGKVDAPSASEDETVSQRNRRGDKTKKRKANAINGENGDAEKSEDVDMDNNTAEESKDESSSDDESSSESTSQQDTKRRKKEDGVAPVMTDTFQTAESREVAGAATFTEQDSSLVLSHNIQHQVALPPDLDYEYVPLSEHKAPDQPARTWNFKLDPFQSLSVASIEREESVLVSAHTSAGKTVVAEYAVAQCLKRNQRVIYTSPIKALSNQKYRDFEAIFGDVGLMTGDVTINPTASCLVMTTEILRSMLYRGSEIMREVAWVVFDEIHYMRDKTRGVVWEETIIMLPDKVRYVFLSATIPNAFQFAEWIAKIHHQACHVVYTDFRPTPLQNYFFPAGGSGARLIVDEKSNFNEQNFNKVMQEVEEKKGADPNDPNARQKGKGKNKKTNKGGADSGSDIAKIIRMTIKKKFNPVIVFNFSKRECENMAMNISSLSFNDDSEKAMVRKVFHNAIESLSEQDRELPQIINLLPLLERGIGVHHSGLLPILKETIEILFQESLIKVLFATETFSIGLNMPAKTVVFTQVTKWDGVKRRPLTSSEYIQMAGRAGRRGLDARGIVIMMIDDKLEPDTAKEIVTGHQDRLNSAFYLGYNMILNLLRIEAISPEFMLERCFHQFQNAASVPSLEKELMSLQQERDSTSIADESTVKDYYQIRQQLSAYTRDMRTVIQHPNYSISYLQPGRLVQIYNPKDENETIAGNGTDFGWGVIVNQTPRRAPKLNEPDYIPQEAHVIDVLLPISRSSADFHPGHPAEEMPPGIKPCNDDDDIKFAVVPCLLTCIKAISQIRLFLPKEGLKSDGDKDTLTKSLMEVKRRFPDGLPVLDPIENMEITDDSFKKLLRKIEVLESRLLANPLHLSPLLPSLWDQYHAKVKLTEKVKETKKSIAKAYSIAQMDELKSRKRVLRRLGFINDSEVVQLKARVACEVSSTEGHELLLSELLFDRFFNELTPEMCAAVMSCFIFDEKVEAPALKEELQKPYREIQAKARIIAKVSQECKLDVNEEEYAQKLKWQLMETVYTWAQGRPFIEICKMTNVYEGSLIRLFRRLEELLRQMAQAAKVMGNDDLTKKFEESLSKIRRDIVAAQSLYL from the exons ATGGATGAGATGTTTGATGTTTTTGAGGGCAAGGTGGATGCCCCGAGTGCTAGCGAGGACGAGACTGTGTCGCAAAGAAATCGCAGGGgcgacaagacaaagaagagaaaggccaACGCGATAAACGGCGAAAACGGCGACGCGGAAAAGTCTGAGGATGTCGACATGGACAACAACACCGCCGAAGAATCTAAGGATGAGTCTTCTTCCGACGACGAGTCTTCTTCGGAGAGCACCAGCCAGCAGGATAccaagaggaggaagaaggaggatggCGTAGCCCCCGTTATGACAGATACCTTCCAGACGGCCGAGTCAAGAGAGGTCGCTGGCGCGGCCACCTTTACAGAGCAGGATTCATCTCTCGTTTTGTCGCACAACATTCAACATCAGGTTGCCTTGCCCCCGGATCTAGACTACGAATACGTCCCTCTTTCCGAGCACAAGGCCCCCGATCAACCCGCACGAACATGGAACTTTAAGCTTGATCCTTTCCAGAGTCTTTCCGTAGCGTCCATTGAGCGCGAGGAGAGTGTTCTTGTCTCTGCGCATACTTCTGCCGGAAAGACTGTCGTTGCCGAGTACGCTGTCGCGCAATGTTTGAAGCGCAACCAGAGAGTTATCTACACAAGTCCTATCAAGGCCTTGAGTAACCAAAAGTATCGAGATTTCGAAGCCATCTTCGGAGACGTTGGTCTCATGACTGGTGATGTTACTATTAACCCCACAGCGAGTTGCTTGGTCATGACCACCGAGATTTTGCGATCCATGTTGTATCGAGGTTCCGAGATCATGCGAGAAGTCGCCTGGGTTGTGTTTGACGAGATTCACTATATGCGAGACAAGACGAGAGGTGTCGTCTGGGAGGAGACCATCATCATGCTTCCCGACAAGGTCCGATACGTCTTCCTTTCTGCCACCATTCCCAACGCTTTCCAGTTCGCCGAGTGGATTGCCAAGATCCATCACCAGGCCTGTCACGTCGTTTACACCGATTTCCGACCAACTCCCCTTCAGAACTACTTCTTCCCTGCCGGTGGTAGTGGCGCCAGACTTATCGTCGACGAGAAGAGCAACTTTAATGAGCAAAATTTCAACAAGGTTATGCAGGAggtcgaggagaagaagggtgCTGACCCCAACGACCCTAACGCTCGACAGAAAGGAAAGGGCAAAAACAAGAAGACTAACAAGGGCGGTGCTGACAGTGGTTCGGATATTGCCAAGATTATTCGAATGACTATCAAGAAGAAGTTCAACCCTGTCATTGTCTTCAACTTCAGCAAGCGAGAGTGCGAGAACATGGCCATGAACATTTCCTCTCTCAGTTTCAACGACGATTCTGAGAAGGCCATGGTTCGCAAGGTCTTCCACAATGCTATTGAGAGTTTGTCGGAGCAGGATAGGGAGCTTCCTCAAATTATCAACTTGTTGCCTCTGTTGGAGCGCGGTATTGGTGTCCATCACTCCGGTCTTCTGCCCATTCTCAAGGAGACCATTGAGATTCTGTTCCAGGAGTCTTTGATCAAGGTTCTTTTCGCCACCGAGACCTTTTCCATCGGTCTCAACATGCCTGCCAAGACTGTTGTCTTCACACAAGTCACCAAGTGGGATGGTGTCAAGAGACGCCCTCTTACTTCATCCGAGTACATTCAGATGGCTGGACGTGCTGGTCGTCGTGGTCTTGATGCTCGTGGTATTGTCATAATGATGATTGACGACAAGCTTGAGCCTGATACTGCCAAAGAGATTGTTACCGGGCACCAAGATCGACTCAACTCTGCTTTCTACCTTGGTTACAACATGATTCTCAACCTTCTCCGTATCGAAGCTATCTCACCCGAATTTATGTTGGAGCGATGTTTCCACCAGTTCCAGAACGCCGCTAGTGTGCCGTCCCTGGAGAAGGAGTTGATGTCTTTACAGCAAGAGCGCGACAGTACCAGCATTGCCGATGAGTCCACTGTCAAGGATTACTACCAGATTCGACAGCAACTTAGTGCGTACACGAGGGATATGAGAACTGTTATTCAGCACCCCAACTACAGTATCTCATACCTTCAGCCTGGCCGTCTAGTACAAATCTACAACCCCAAGGATGAGAATGAGACTATTGCCGGCAACGGAACCGACTTTGGCTGGGGTGTTATCGTCAACCAGACTCCTCGTCGTGCCCCCAAGCTGAACGAGCCCGATTATATTCCCCAGGAAGCTCACGTCATTGACGTTCTCCTTCCTATTTCCAGATCAAGCGCGGATTTCCACCCTGGACACCCCGCTGAAGAGATGCCCCCTGGCATCAAGCCTTGcaatgacgacgacgatatcAAGTTTGCTGTTGTTCCTTGTCTGTTGACCTGCATTAAGGCGATCAGCCAGATCCGACTCTTTTTACCCAAGGAAGGCCTGAAGAGTGACGGTGACAAGGATACACTCACAAAGTCCCTTATGGAGGTTAAGCGCCGTTTCCCTGATGGTCTCCCTGTTCTGGATCCCATTGAGAACATGGAGATTACTGACGACTctttcaagaagcttctgcGAAAGATTGAGGTCCTCGAGTCCCGACTCTTGGCCAACCCTCTTCACCTTTCCCCTCTGCTGCCTTCGCTGTGGGACCAGTACCATGCAAAGGTCAAGCTCACAgagaaggtcaaggagaCAAAGAAGTCTATCGCCAAGGCATACAGCATTGCTCAGATGGACGAGCTCAAGTCGCGCAAGCGTGTCCTGCGTCGCCTAGGCTTCATCAACGACTCCGAAGTCGTTCAGCTCAAGGCTCGTGTTGCCTGTGAGGTTTCTTCGACCGAGGGTCACGAACTTCTCCTTTCCGAGTTGCTGTTTGACCGATTCTTTAACGAGCTTACTCCTGAGATGTGCGCTGCTGTCATGAGTTGCTTTATCTTCGACGAGAAGGTCGAGGCCCCTGCACTGAAGGAGGAGCTCCAAAAGCCTTACCGCGAGATTCAGGCCAAGGCCCGAATTATTGCCAAGGTCAGCCAGGAGTGCAAGCTTGATGTCAACGAGGAGGAATACGCGCAGAAACTCAAGTGGCAGCTTATGGAGACGGTTTACACATGGGCCCAAGGTCGTCCATTCATCGAGATTTG CAAAATGACAAATGTCTACGAAGGCTCACTTATCCGTCTTTTCCGCCGCCTGGAAGAGCTTCTGCGACAGATGGCCCAGGCTGCCAAGGTCATGGGCAACGATGATCTGACAAAGAAGTTCGAGGAGAGTCTGTCTAAGATCCGCAGAGACATTGTTGCCGCCCAGAGTCTGTACCTATAA
- a CDS encoding hypothetical protein (TransMembrane:9 (o152-170i182-200o212-234i246-266o327-351i363-384o390-410i417-439o486-505i)), producing the protein MAASDDGQKTTKVLDVKSHDQSPLDSGDESGSSSIEHPFSDPEIADRWRKVYEKAEYENRHRFDPNFTWTEGEEKKLVRKIDFRICLWAWVMFLSLDFHRRNINRAISDNMLPEIGMNTNDFNYGQTIFLVCFLSAELPSGLISKKLGADRWIPFLICCWSLVSGSQAALQSRSAYFAIKALLGLLMGGFIPDIVLWLTYFYKSNELPIRLAFFWTALSTSNIVGSLLAAGILQMRGILGWGGWRWLFLLEAIATFIIGLFSWVLMPPGPCQTKSWFRGKDGWFNEREEYIMVNRLLRDDPTKGDMNNREAVNLPKLWKAVKDWEQWPLYIIGLMVYIPPSPFSTYLSYILRQIGFSVFQANLLAIPSQFLFAVNLLIITWLSGRVKERSILSSISNIWIFPWVLALVVLPADISPWVRYALITGLLSYPYCHAILVGWNAKNSNSVRTRAISAALYNMTVQSGNIAASNIFREDDQPLYRRGNRVILGITCANIVLFYLVKWFYIWRNQVRDRRWNALTKEQQQDYILNTKDEGQQRMDFRFVH; encoded by the exons ATGGCTGCCAGCGATGATGGTCAGAAGACCACAAAGGTGCTTGACGTCAAGAGCCATGACCAATCTCCTCTTGACAGCGGCGATGAATCTGGTTCTTCGTCGATCGAGCATCCCTTTTCGGATCCTGAGATCGCCGACCGTTGGAGAAAGGTCTACGAAAAGGCCGAGTATGAGAACCGTCACCGATTTGATCCCAACTTTACTTGGACCGAaggtgaagagaagaagcttgTTCGAAAG ATCGACTTCCGAATTTGTCTATGGGCATGGGTCATGTTCCTCTCCCTGGACTTTCACCGTCGAAACATCAACCGTGCTATTTCCGATAACATG CTACCAGAGATTGGCATGAACACCAATGACTTTAACTATGGCCAAACA ATCTTCCTAGTCTGCTTCCTCTCTGCCGAACTCCCCAGCGGTTTGATCAGCAAGAAACTCGGTGCTGATCGATGGATCCCgtttctcatctgctgctggTCTCTCGTTTCGGGCTCACAGGCTGCGCTCCAGAGCAGGAGTGCTTACTTTGCCATCAaggctcttttgggtctttTGATGGGCGGATTCATTCC TGATATCGTCCTTTGGCTCACATACTTCTACAAGTCCAACGAGCTTCCCATTAGACTGGCCTTCTTCTGGACTGCTCTCAGTACTAGCAACATCGTCGGATCCCTGCTTGCTGCTGGTATTCTTCAAATGAGAGGTATCCTGGGATGGGGCGGCTGGCGATGGCT GTTCCTCCTCGAGGCAATTGCCACTTTCATCATCGGTCTCTTTTCTTGGGTCCTCATGCCTCCAGGCCCATGCCAAACCAAGAGTTGGTTCCGTGGTAAAGATGGCTGGTTCAACGAGCGTGAGGAGTACATCATGGTTAACAGACTTCTTCGCGACGATCCTACCAAGGGTGATATGAACAACAG AGAAGCTGTCAATCTTCCCAAGCTCTGGAAAGCCGTCAAGGACTGGGAACAGTGGCCATTGTATATCATCGGTCTTATGGTCTACATTCCTCCATCGCCTTTCAGCACTTATTTGTCCTACATCCTTCGACAAATCGGCTTCTCCGTCTTCCAGGCCAACCTTCTCGCCATCCCCTCGCAGTTCCTTTTTGCAGTCAACTTGCTCATCATCACCTGGCTCTCAGGCCGCGTCAAGGAGCGAAGCATACTCTCATCCATTTCCAACATCTGGATCTTCCCCTGGGTTCTAGCCCTGGTTGTCCTTCCCGCTGACATCTCTCCCTGGGTTCGATACGCCCTTATCACCGGTCTTCTCAGTTACCCATACTGCCACGCTATTCTTGTGGGATGGAACGCCAAGAACAGTAACAGTGTCCGTACGAGAGCCATCAGCGCCGCTCTATACAACATGACCGTGCAGAGCGGTAACATTGCTGCGTCCAACATCTTCCGTGAGGATGATCAGCCATTGTACCGTCGAGGAAACAGGGTGATCCTTGGTATCACTTGCGCCAACATTGTTCTCTTCTACTTGGTCAAGTGGTTTTACATCTGGCGAAACCAGGTTCGTGACAGAAGATGGAATGCTTTGACCaaggagcagcagcaagatTATATTCTGAACACCAAGGACGAGGGTCAACAGCGCATGGACTTTAGATTCGTCCACTAG